One genomic region from Haloarcula taiwanensis encodes:
- a CDS encoding phosphoglycerate mutase (2,3-diphosphoglycerate-independent) yields the protein MDVGLIILDGWGLNPDDDVRDAVAAADTPNFDRYRDAGAASTLATHGRRVGLPEGQMGNSEVGHLNIGAGRVVKQDSARVSDSIARSRGESPPDDAAQDPPFFENQTLLSAFEYAEDHGGRVHFMGLVSDGGVHSYQDHLHALIELAGERGTDAVSHAFTDGRDTSPTGGEGYLADLEAHAEAHGTGHVATVCGRYYAMDRDQNWERTRRAYDAIVHREGDHHADDAVTAATESYARDTTDEFIEPTTVGDHAGLEDGDAVVFFNFRSDRARQLTRMLGDIRPDAWGADTEPPDTRVVTMTQYDETFDLPVAFPPNQPEDVLGEVLSAAGKTQIRLAETEKYPHVTYFLNGGREVAFDGESREIVDSPDVATYDLQPEMSAPELADTAIEFIETEDPDAMVLNFANPDMVGHTGDFDAAVTAVEAVDEQLGRLVEAIQTAGGHVLVCADHGNADDMGTEDDPHTAHTTNPVPFIYLSPDGTAGGRTARDGGTLADLAPTMLMLMGIDQPDAMTGTPLVE from the coding sequence ATGGACGTCGGACTCATCATTCTGGACGGCTGGGGGCTGAACCCGGACGACGATGTGCGGGACGCCGTCGCCGCCGCCGACACGCCGAACTTCGACCGCTACCGAGACGCAGGCGCAGCGTCGACGCTTGCAACCCACGGCCGCCGGGTCGGTCTCCCGGAGGGCCAGATGGGCAACTCCGAGGTCGGCCACCTCAACATCGGGGCCGGCCGCGTCGTCAAGCAGGACTCCGCCCGTGTCAGCGACAGTATCGCGCGCTCCCGGGGCGAATCGCCGCCCGACGACGCCGCACAGGACCCGCCCTTCTTCGAGAACCAGACGCTGCTGTCGGCCTTCGAGTACGCCGAGGACCACGGCGGCCGGGTCCACTTCATGGGCCTCGTGTCGGACGGCGGCGTCCACTCGTATCAGGACCACCTCCACGCGCTCATCGAACTCGCCGGCGAGCGCGGGACCGACGCCGTCTCGCACGCCTTCACCGACGGTCGTGACACCTCGCCGACCGGCGGTGAGGGCTACCTTGCCGACCTCGAAGCCCACGCCGAGGCACACGGGACGGGCCACGTGGCCACTGTCTGCGGTCGGTACTACGCGATGGACCGCGACCAGAACTGGGAGCGGACCCGCCGGGCCTACGACGCCATCGTCCATCGAGAGGGCGACCACCACGCCGACGACGCCGTCACGGCGGCCACCGAGTCGTACGCCCGCGACACCACTGACGAGTTCATTGAGCCGACGACCGTCGGCGACCACGCTGGCCTCGAAGACGGCGACGCGGTCGTCTTCTTCAATTTCCGGTCGGACCGCGCCCGGCAGCTCACCCGAATGCTCGGCGATATCCGCCCGGACGCCTGGGGGGCCGACACCGAGCCGCCGGACACCCGGGTGGTGACGATGACGCAGTACGACGAGACGTTCGACCTGCCGGTCGCCTTCCCGCCGAACCAGCCCGAGGACGTGCTCGGCGAGGTGCTTTCTGCAGCCGGAAAGACGCAGATTCGGCTGGCCGAGACGGAGAAGTACCCCCATGTCACGTACTTCCTCAACGGCGGCCGCGAGGTCGCGTTCGACGGCGAGAGCCGCGAAATTGTCGACAGTCCCGACGTGGCGACCTACGACCTCCAGCCCGAGATGAGCGCGCCGGAACTGGCCGACACCGCCATTGAATTCATCGAGACCGAGGACCCCGACGCGATGGTCCTGAACTTCGCCAACCCCGATATGGTCGGCCACACCGGCGACTTTGACGCGGCGGTGACCGCCGTTGAGGCCGTCGACGAGCAACTGGGCCGCCTCGTCGAGGCGATTCAGACCGCCGGCGGGCACGTGCTGGTCTGTGCCGACCACGGGAACGCCGACGACATGGGGACCGAAGACGACCCGCACACGGCCCACACGACCAACCCCGTCCCCTTCATCTATCTGTCTCCCGACGGGACCGCTGGCGGACGGACTGCACGCGACGGCGGGACGTTGGCCGACCTCGCGCCGACGATGCTCATGCTCATGGGTATCGACCAGCCGGACGCGATGACCGGGACGCCGCTGGTCGAGTAG
- a CDS encoding endonuclease, with protein sequence MNPTRVMSFNVRYDTAGDGVDGWPHRRRLVAGIIQYHNPAIIGLQEAMAHQLRELEVLLDGYEWVGDPRDPVDAGGEHTAIGYRTDRFDCAATNTFWLSEQPAKPSSVGWDAAYPRVATWARLRDRDTGEDLLCLNTHLDHQGTAARTEGIELALDHLDSVARDAPAVLMGDFNCVVGEPAYERATGHELPDGRNLVDARDTATVTHGPTTSRTDFHDLLPEMGIDHVFVTEDVAVDTRAVIADRDDDHYGSDHLPVVVDCRP encoded by the coding sequence ATGAATCCGACGCGGGTGATGTCTTTCAATGTGCGGTACGACACCGCCGGAGATGGGGTAGACGGGTGGCCCCACAGGCGGCGGCTGGTCGCGGGGATAATTCAGTATCACAACCCCGCTATTATCGGGCTGCAGGAGGCGATGGCCCACCAGCTTCGGGAGCTAGAGGTGTTGCTGGACGGCTACGAGTGGGTCGGTGATCCGCGTGACCCCGTCGACGCCGGCGGGGAGCACACGGCTATCGGCTACCGGACCGACCGCTTCGACTGCGCGGCCACGAACACGTTCTGGCTCTCCGAACAGCCGGCCAAGCCGAGTAGCGTCGGTTGGGACGCCGCCTATCCCCGCGTAGCAACCTGGGCGCGTCTCCGCGACCGCGACACCGGTGAGGACTTGCTGTGCCTGAATACGCATCTGGACCATCAGGGGACCGCCGCGCGGACCGAGGGAATCGAACTGGCGCTCGACCATCTCGACTCCGTCGCTCGGGACGCGCCCGCGGTGTTGATGGGTGACTTCAACTGCGTGGTCGGCGAGCCGGCCTACGAGCGCGCTACGGGCCACGAACTCCCCGACGGCCGAAATCTCGTTGACGCCCGCGACACAGCGACCGTCACCCACGGGCCGACGACCAGCCGGACCGATTTCCACGACCTGCTCCCCGAGATGGGCATCGACCACGTGTTCGTTACCGAGGACGTGGCCGTCGACACCAGGGCGGTCATCGCCGACCGCGACGACGACCACTACGGCTCCGACCACTTGCCCGTCGTGGTCGACTGCCGACCCTGA
- a CDS encoding transcriptional regulator, whose translation MSDGIPFAGEPADSHEAIMRATFRALREYGYAGLSIQRIADEADLSKSTFYHHFDGKEDLLLSFQEFILTEFNRIFQIESTGDPEQDIKTFVSLVLDDFPDCVETPEKNAVLGSYVEMRAQAVQNPDFREKFTETDELFTRQLVQIIEDGIEQGVFADVDPETVSRFMITILDGVILQSATRNDNPVAEIRDTIDEYIEETLLLGV comes from the coding sequence ATGAGTGATGGAATTCCGTTTGCCGGGGAGCCGGCGGACTCGCACGAGGCGATAATGCGAGCCACGTTCCGCGCCCTCCGGGAATACGGGTATGCCGGACTTTCGATACAGCGAATCGCGGACGAGGCCGACCTCAGTAAATCGACGTTCTATCACCACTTCGATGGCAAGGAGGACCTCCTGCTGTCGTTTCAGGAGTTCATCCTCACGGAATTTAACCGCATCTTTCAGATCGAATCGACCGGCGACCCCGAGCAGGACATCAAGACGTTTGTCAGCCTTGTTCTCGACGATTTTCCCGACTGCGTCGAAACGCCGGAAAAGAACGCCGTGCTCGGTTCGTACGTCGAGATGCGCGCCCAGGCCGTCCAGAACCCGGACTTCCGCGAAAAGTTCACTGAGACAGACGAACTGTTCACCCGGCAACTCGTACAGATCATCGAGGACGGCATCGAACAGGGGGTCTTCGCCGATGTCGATCCCGAGACAGTTTCGCGGTTTATGATCACGATACTCGACGGTGTGATTCTTCAGAGCGCAACACGCAACGACAACCCTGTCGCCGAGATTCGGGACACTATCGACGAGTACATCGAAGAGACGCTGCTTCTCGGCGTTTAG
- a CDS encoding response regulator translates to MSRTTGGPPRVLVVDDEHDVADTQALKLGERYEATAVYSGQAALDAAGPKFDAVLLDRRMPDVHGDDVLSQLRERGYDGVIIMLTAVDADLNILEMPFDDYLQKPVDQSTLLSTLDQHLDRPQEDDRLDEYFRISSKLSVLEREKSASQLESSTEYTELKERARELEWVLQAENDDFEELKETYQSICRS, encoded by the coding sequence GTGTCCAGAACTACAGGTGGGCCGCCGCGAGTACTCGTCGTAGACGACGAACACGATGTCGCCGACACGCAGGCCCTGAAACTCGGCGAGCGATACGAGGCGACTGCCGTGTACAGTGGCCAAGCAGCACTCGACGCTGCCGGCCCGAAGTTCGACGCTGTGTTGCTCGACCGACGAATGCCCGACGTACACGGTGACGACGTACTGTCACAGTTGCGTGAGCGGGGCTACGACGGCGTCATCATTATGCTGACCGCGGTCGATGCCGACCTGAACATTCTGGAGATGCCCTTCGACGACTACCTTCAGAAGCCGGTCGACCAGTCGACGCTCCTGTCGACGCTCGATCAACATCTCGACAGGCCTCAGGAAGACGACAGACTCGACGAGTACTTCCGGATTTCGTCGAAGCTCTCCGTGCTGGAACGGGAAAAGTCCGCGTCACAACTGGAATCGAGCACCGAGTATACGGAGCTGAAAGAGCGTGCCAGAGAGCTGGAGTGGGTGCTGCAAGCCGAGAACGATGATTTCGAGGAGTTGAAAGAGACGTACCAGTCTATCTGCCGAAGCTAA
- a CDS encoding universal stress protein UspA yields MAKRILVPVDSSDQASVACEFAAEEHPDATIVLLHVINPAEAGYSAEASIPSFSEEWYEKQKATAESLLDELESEVTEAGVDSVEHVIEVGRPTKVIVEYADDHDINQIIMGSHGRSGMSRILLGSVAEIVVRRASVPVTVVR; encoded by the coding sequence ATGGCGAAGCGAATCCTCGTTCCGGTCGATAGCTCAGATCAAGCATCAGTTGCCTGTGAGTTCGCAGCCGAGGAACACCCGGACGCGACCATCGTTCTCTTACACGTCATTAATCCCGCAGAGGCCGGCTACAGCGCGGAGGCATCGATCCCCTCCTTCTCCGAGGAGTGGTACGAAAAACAGAAAGCCACAGCAGAGAGCCTGCTCGACGAGCTTGAATCGGAAGTGACCGAGGCCGGTGTCGACTCTGTCGAACACGTCATCGAGGTCGGACGACCGACGAAGGTCATCGTGGAGTACGCGGACGACCACGACATCAACCAGATTATCATGGGGAGTCACGGCCGCTCGGGGATGTCCCGCATCCTGCTGGGCAGCGTTGCCGAAATCGTCGTCAGACGGGCATCTGTGCCTGTAACCGTCGTCAGATAG
- a CDS encoding NAD(+) kinase — protein sequence MTVGIVAQRDNDRAMSLASTLCDRLRATSAAVVVDETTAGALGDHDAWEAAVPDSAPVEEMSACDLVVSIGGDGTFLYAARGAGSTPILGVNLGEVGFLNAIAPEEAVETVVAEVEHIQKTGSARTRAKPRLQASGDEWELSPALNEVVVQGERRGHGGGATLDVYVDDSLYTSGHADGVLVATPTGSTAYNLSERGPLVHPDVAGLIITGMADEMGTPPLVVDVDSEIAIELTDADSGVVVSDGRVRKDVVPPERITISRAGEPVRLAGPPLDFFTALDKLA from the coding sequence ATGACTGTCGGGATCGTCGCGCAGCGGGACAACGACCGGGCCATGTCGCTTGCGAGTACACTGTGTGACCGACTGCGCGCCACGTCGGCGGCCGTCGTCGTGGACGAAACGACGGCCGGCGCGTTAGGCGACCACGACGCGTGGGAGGCTGCTGTGCCTGATTCGGCCCCAGTCGAGGAGATGTCCGCCTGTGACCTCGTCGTGAGCATCGGCGGCGACGGGACCTTCCTGTACGCGGCCCGTGGCGCGGGGTCGACACCGATACTGGGCGTCAATCTCGGTGAAGTCGGCTTTCTGAACGCTATCGCACCCGAAGAAGCCGTCGAGACGGTTGTCGCGGAGGTCGAACACATCCAGAAGACCGGCAGCGCCCGGACACGGGCCAAGCCGCGGCTCCAGGCCAGCGGCGACGAGTGGGAGCTCTCGCCGGCGCTGAACGAAGTCGTCGTCCAGGGCGAGCGCCGCGGCCACGGCGGCGGGGCCACGCTCGACGTGTACGTCGACGACTCGCTGTACACGTCCGGCCACGCCGACGGCGTGCTCGTGGCGACACCCACCGGCTCAACGGCGTATAACCTCAGCGAACGCGGCCCGCTCGTCCACCCCGACGTGGCCGGTCTCATCATCACGGGGATGGCAGACGAGATGGGGACGCCGCCGCTGGTCGTCGACGTTGACAGCGAAATCGCCATCGAACTCACGGACGCCGACAGCGGCGTCGTCGTCAGTGACGGGCGAGTGAGAAAAGACGTAGTGCCGCCGGAGCGAATTACAATCTCGCGTGCGGGCGAACCGGTCCGGCTTGCCGGACCCCCGCTTGACTTTTTCACCGCACTGGACAAGTTGGCCTAA
- a CDS encoding RNA 2'-phosphotransferase — MPDAVRRCPEDGFFEGDTCPVCDRGGSHVLDGGRRRQLSKFVSGALRHFPEDAGIEVDEAGWTTFDSLRVAVEQKYDWADGEALAGVLATDPKGRFERTGTSDESSAAAAGGRVRAAYGHSVGVTLDATDDPVPATLYHGTAPQNADSIREAGLKPMGRQRVHLSESAATAREVGRRHAADPVVFVVDAAAMQADDRRIVKRGTETYTTARVPPQYLSLVEN, encoded by the coding sequence ATGCCAGACGCAGTCCGTCGGTGTCCCGAGGACGGCTTCTTCGAGGGCGACACGTGCCCGGTCTGTGACAGAGGAGGCAGCCATGTTCTCGACGGTGGACGGCGACGACAGCTCTCGAAGTTCGTCTCGGGCGCGCTCAGGCATTTCCCCGAGGATGCAGGCATCGAAGTAGACGAAGCGGGGTGGACGACGTTCGATTCCCTCCGCGTCGCAGTCGAGCAGAAGTACGACTGGGCCGATGGTGAGGCACTGGCCGGCGTTCTCGCCACGGACCCGAAAGGGCGATTCGAGCGGACGGGAACCAGTGACGAGTCGAGCGCGGCAGCCGCTGGCGGCCGGGTCCGGGCGGCGTACGGGCACTCCGTCGGCGTAACTCTCGACGCGACCGACGACCCCGTACCGGCGACGCTGTACCACGGAACCGCCCCGCAGAACGCCGATTCGATACGCGAAGCCGGGCTCAAGCCGATGGGCCGCCAGCGAGTCCACCTCTCCGAATCCGCCGCAACAGCCCGCGAGGTGGGGCGTCGCCACGCCGCCGACCCTGTCGTGTTCGTCGTCGACGCCGCGGCGATGCAGGCCGACGACCGGCGGATTGTCAAGCGCGGGACCGAGACGTACACGACTGCCCGCGTGCCACCGCAGTATCTCTCACTGGTCGAAAACTAG
- a CDS encoding transcriptional regulator, which produces MAEDPSPTEVFALLDDEYARALLAATSHRPMTATELSNDCDMSLSTVYRRLGALEDCGLVTARTQIADDGHHVDVYDAQMDELTVRLTEGTFDVSLSVESKTHEFADALVDLWEGL; this is translated from the coding sequence GTGGCCGAGGACCCGTCCCCGACTGAGGTGTTTGCCCTCCTCGATGACGAATACGCTCGCGCACTCCTTGCAGCCACGAGTCACAGACCGATGACTGCAACTGAACTCAGCAACGATTGCGACATGTCACTCTCGACCGTGTATCGCCGTCTCGGCGCGCTTGAGGACTGCGGCCTCGTCACTGCTCGAACGCAAATTGCGGATGACGGGCACCACGTCGACGTGTACGATGCACAGATGGACGAACTCACCGTACGCCTCACCGAAGGGACCTTCGACGTGAGTCTCTCCGTCGAGTCAAAGACACACGAGTTCGCTGATGCGCTGGTAGACCTCTGGGAGGGGCTCTAA
- a CDS encoding nuclease, translating into MTLDPVHVDGIAKLAGQVRETVETSDQEAAAEEVWDSFLDPLWQDGTKILEPLDEQRRRKVPIEDIALVDPPFPTQHGLDSGTINPTTFKNGLVLDVAQAAMGSVPSDIELHRGRTIIMAVHSNDATLGFGGEWQGGDRGYAKRRVLDVPQVDRYEQRVVHALALYLAESQHALTNADVVEDLFILDGPIYPTGVLRWADRDTELADLLAEDDRPKTVVNNYVDLVERFVERDVPMVGFIKNSSTKALTRALRRKTNAPWVNDTAFFRRILERRDDGGDRQTGCLTATNWFRSRGGTDGIMAADGDALGIERSLDPEAYEVTFFVLYDPRSDLVFRVEAPYAFTKDPECRAKLTRQILHDVAREQGPPLAIGKADELAKIDRQGSEELTRRIERTFETDREREYNDIRWGAVEESF; encoded by the coding sequence ATGACGCTGGACCCGGTGCACGTCGACGGCATCGCCAAGCTCGCCGGGCAGGTGCGCGAGACCGTCGAGACGAGCGACCAGGAGGCGGCCGCCGAGGAGGTGTGGGACAGTTTCCTCGACCCGCTGTGGCAGGACGGAACGAAGATTCTGGAGCCACTGGACGAGCAGCGCCGCCGGAAGGTTCCCATCGAGGACATCGCGCTGGTGGACCCGCCGTTCCCGACCCAGCACGGCCTGGACTCGGGGACGATCAATCCGACGACGTTCAAGAACGGACTGGTACTGGACGTGGCACAGGCGGCGATGGGCAGTGTGCCCTCGGACATCGAACTCCACCGGGGCCGGACCATCATCATGGCCGTGCACTCGAACGACGCGACACTGGGGTTCGGCGGCGAGTGGCAGGGTGGGGACCGCGGTTACGCCAAGCGACGGGTCCTCGACGTGCCACAGGTCGACCGCTACGAACAGCGGGTCGTCCACGCCCTGGCGCTGTACCTCGCAGAGAGCCAGCACGCGCTGACAAACGCCGATGTGGTCGAGGACCTGTTCATCCTCGATGGCCCCATCTACCCGACCGGCGTGCTCCGATGGGCCGACCGCGACACTGAACTGGCCGACCTGCTCGCGGAGGACGACCGGCCGAAGACGGTGGTAAACAACTACGTCGACCTCGTCGAGCGGTTCGTCGAGCGGGACGTTCCGATGGTCGGGTTCATCAAAAACTCCTCGACGAAGGCCCTTACGCGGGCCCTCCGCCGAAAAACGAACGCCCCGTGGGTGAACGACACCGCTTTCTTCCGCCGGATACTGGAGCGCCGTGACGATGGGGGCGACCGGCAGACCGGCTGTCTCACTGCGACAAACTGGTTCCGCTCGCGGGGCGGCACCGACGGCATCATGGCCGCCGACGGCGACGCGCTGGGCATCGAGCGGTCGCTCGACCCCGAGGCCTACGAGGTGACGTTTTTCGTTCTCTACGACCCCCGGTCCGACCTCGTGTTCCGCGTCGAGGCCCCCTATGCCTTCACCAAGGACCCGGAGTGCCGGGCCAAGCTCACGCGGCAGATACTCCACGACGTGGCCCGAGAGCAGGGGCCGCCACTGGCTATCGGGAAGGCCGACGAGCTCGCCAAAATCGACCGGCAGGGCAGCGAGGAACTCACCCGCCGCATCGAGCGGACGTTCGAGACTGACCGCGAACGAGAGTACAACGATATCCGGTGGGGCGCCGTCGAAGAATCGTTCTGA
- a CDS encoding KaiC domain-containing protein: MSEDDKSDDDWFESALDDEDGDSGPVEADDASATPSESDAAESASTDTGPFEGDSDDGERSGDSSPFADDGGTASGGESSPFDDSSGDPFNSEGGSADVESSGDDSGGLFDDDFATAFESAGSGDGDSGSDFEAEFESDIPRVDIGIEGLDQMIQGGVPQRHLIVTIGSAGTGKTTFGLQFLHHGLQNGENAVFLTLEQSHDAILDTAGDRGWGFEEYEEQDQLAIVDLDPVEMANSLDNIRGELPALIEKFGADRLVLDSVSLLEMMYDDQSRRRTEVFDFTRSLKQAGVTTMLVSEASESNPFASRHGIIEYLTDAVFILQYVRSDTGETRLAVEIQKIRNANHSRETKPYEITNDGISVYQQANIF, encoded by the coding sequence ATGAGCGAGGACGACAAGTCCGACGACGACTGGTTCGAAAGCGCACTGGACGACGAGGACGGCGACAGCGGACCGGTGGAGGCCGACGACGCTTCGGCGACACCATCCGAGAGCGACGCCGCGGAATCGGCATCTACCGACACCGGGCCGTTTGAGGGCGATAGCGACGACGGCGAGCGCAGTGGTGATAGCAGTCCGTTTGCTGACGACGGTGGCACCGCGTCTGGCGGGGAGAGCAGCCCGTTCGACGACAGCAGTGGAGACCCTTTCAACAGTGAGGGTGGGTCCGCCGATGTCGAGTCCTCCGGCGACGACAGCGGCGGACTCTTTGACGACGACTTCGCCACCGCGTTCGAGTCTGCCGGCAGCGGTGACGGTGACAGCGGCAGCGACTTCGAGGCGGAGTTCGAGTCCGACATCCCGCGGGTCGACATCGGTATCGAGGGTCTCGACCAGATGATTCAGGGTGGGGTCCCACAGCGTCACCTCATCGTCACCATCGGTTCGGCCGGAACCGGGAAGACGACGTTCGGGCTCCAGTTCCTTCACCACGGCCTCCAGAACGGGGAGAACGCGGTGTTTCTGACGCTTGAACAGTCTCACGACGCGATACTGGACACCGCCGGCGACCGCGGCTGGGGGTTCGAAGAGTACGAAGAACAGGACCAGCTAGCAATCGTCGATCTTGACCCGGTCGAGATGGCAAATAGCCTTGACAACATTCGTGGTGAGCTACCGGCGCTCATCGAGAAGTTCGGCGCTGACCGGCTGGTACTCGACTCCGTCTCGCTGCTCGAGATGATGTACGACGACCAGTCCCGGAGACGCACCGAAGTGTTCGATTTCACCCGGTCGCTGAAACAGGCCGGCGTGACGACGATGCTCGTCTCTGAGGCCAGCGAGAGCAACCCCTTCGCGTCCAGACACGGTATCATCGAATACCTGACCGACGCCGTGTTCATCCTGCAGTACGTCCGGTCCGACACCGGCGAGACGCGACTCGCCGTCGAGATACAGAAGATACGGAACGCGAACCACTCGCGGGAGACGAAACCCTACGAGATAACGAACGACGGGATCTCGGTCTACCAGCAGGCAAACATCTTCTAA
- a CDS encoding AAA family ATPase: MSDLGDFTDFDGDDAAADDEAAQSSETTDDGDRAVDATEGTDPTAPAADADFEEMDVTPAGTDTGLGVLSAASGLRISEEAEETVLRAYVTARNRSRLRIGMYLLVPYPDGERLFCRIKALEYAQEFHADDATEIHARRAMRERGIDERDFKFIAELEPVAVLYSDGATSETSQAAGGAGDSGDLKRRMTDRVPKPETVVREATDKSEIKTGLKIPEDGVFLGHLAVGGEKVRTAAEPPTIDYRLKDDYDAGDPLVFRHTLVAGGTGSGKTHSSKNVLRQYLGRTYEMGDGRTPELAVVQFDPQDEYAQMHDDNPAMTDEFERRCEREGVAYGGHDDTIAFVPKVAGADYNASHHRAEQVEFTIPFSLVHDNPWLIAGSSLNDNQYGALVNTLLPRFERQYGESGTYSDFRTFLGDPALKEELDEAGDVHEATFDAVKRRVQGFSAVFDQDARPITDQISQFVRDGGLTVIPTYHITDSRTASTIVLAVSSLLIDQKLSNDPDYDRIKETPLVLGMDEAHNFLTDADSVQGRKVIGKFTEAAKQGRKERLGLYLITQDPQDIADPVFKQINTTMVLNLGDEDAISAVNIPSNLESKVPYMEKGQRVVYSPDNSEPVELIGLSTCVTRHGRD, from the coding sequence ATGTCCGACCTCGGGGATTTCACTGATTTCGACGGCGACGACGCGGCGGCCGACGACGAGGCCGCACAGTCGTCAGAGACGACCGACGACGGTGACCGGGCTGTCGACGCGACAGAGGGCACCGACCCGACAGCACCAGCTGCGGATGCCGACTTTGAAGAGATGGACGTGACACCGGCGGGAACAGACACCGGCCTCGGTGTCCTCTCGGCAGCGAGCGGCCTCCGAATCAGCGAGGAAGCAGAGGAAACGGTCCTGCGGGCGTATGTCACCGCGCGGAACCGCTCGCGCCTGCGCATCGGAATGTATCTGCTGGTCCCGTACCCCGACGGCGAGCGGCTGTTCTGTCGCATCAAGGCCCTGGAGTACGCACAGGAGTTTCACGCCGACGACGCGACCGAAATCCACGCCCGGCGGGCGATGCGCGAGCGGGGCATCGACGAGCGGGACTTCAAGTTCATCGCGGAACTGGAGCCGGTCGCGGTGCTGTACAGCGACGGCGCGACGTCGGAGACGTCGCAAGCAGCCGGCGGTGCCGGCGACAGCGGCGACCTCAAGCGGCGGATGACAGACCGGGTGCCAAAACCCGAAACCGTCGTCCGGGAGGCCACCGACAAATCCGAGATCAAAACCGGTCTGAAGATTCCCGAGGACGGTGTCTTTCTGGGCCATCTCGCCGTCGGCGGCGAAAAGGTCCGCACCGCCGCGGAGCCGCCGACCATCGACTACCGGCTGAAAGACGACTACGACGCCGGTGACCCGCTCGTGTTCCGGCACACCCTCGTTGCCGGCGGGACGGGGTCCGGGAAGACTCACAGTTCCAAGAACGTCCTCCGGCAGTACCTCGGGCGGACTTACGAGATGGGCGACGGCCGGACGCCCGAACTCGCCGTCGTCCAGTTCGACCCCCAGGACGAGTACGCCCAGATGCACGACGACAACCCCGCGATGACCGACGAATTCGAGCGCCGCTGTGAACGGGAGGGCGTCGCCTACGGCGGCCACGACGACACCATCGCGTTCGTCCCGAAGGTCGCGGGGGCCGACTACAACGCCAGCCACCACCGCGCCGAACAGGTGGAGTTCACCATCCCGTTCTCGCTCGTCCACGACAACCCCTGGCTCATCGCCGGCTCCAGCCTGAACGACAACCAGTACGGCGCACTGGTAAACACGCTGCTCCCGCGGTTCGAGCGCCAGTACGGCGAGAGCGGGACCTACAGCGACTTCCGGACCTTCCTCGGAGACCCCGCGCTCAAGGAAGAACTGGACGAGGCGGGTGACGTCCACGAGGCTACGTTCGACGCCGTCAAGCGCCGCGTCCAGGGCTTCAGCGCAGTCTTCGACCAGGACGCCCGCCCCATCACCGACCAGATTTCCCAGTTCGTCCGCGACGGCGGCCTGACGGTCATCCCGACGTACCACATCACCGATTCCCGGACTGCATCGACCATCGTGCTGGCCGTCTCCAGCCTGCTCATCGACCAGAAACTCTCGAACGACCCCGACTACGACCGTATCAAGGAGACGCCGCTCGTGCTGGGGATGGACGAGGCCCACAACTTCCTCACCGACGCCGACAGCGTCCAGGGCCGCAAGGTCATCGGGAAGTTCACCGAGGCCGCCAAACAGGGCCGGAAGGAGCGTCTCGGCCTGTATCTCATCACGCAGGACCCGCAGGACATCGCCGACCCGGTGTTCAAGCAGATCAACACGACGATGGTGCTCAATCTCGGCGACGAAGACGCCATTTCCGCGGTGAACATCCCCAGCAATCTGGAATCGAAGGTCCCCTACATGGAGAAAGGCCAGCGGGTCGTCTACTCGCCCGACAACTCCGAGCCGGTGGAACTCATCGGCCTGTCGACCTGTGTGACTCGCCACGGGCGGGACTGA
- a CDS encoding universal stress protein: MVLLVPFDGSALSKAALTRAMEFAGYRDEDITALSVIPNDAAYAREQGWVDDTEEFDVEAIADRMREQAESVAPTASFRYEVPEDVSSMASTTTDITRTIREVAHEEGASIVFIGSENAGRVSTPVCSVGSPVSEDPQYDVHIVRHS, translated from the coding sequence ATGGTACTACTCGTGCCCTTTGACGGCTCGGCCCTGTCGAAAGCCGCGCTAACGCGGGCGATGGAGTTCGCGGGCTACCGCGACGAGGATATCACTGCACTGTCTGTTATTCCGAACGATGCGGCATACGCGCGTGAACAGGGCTGGGTCGACGACACCGAGGAGTTCGACGTCGAAGCTATCGCCGACCGGATGCGAGAGCAAGCTGAGTCGGTCGCCCCGACGGCGTCGTTCCGCTACGAGGTCCCGGAAGACGTGAGTTCGATGGCGTCAACGACGACGGATATCACTCGGACGATCAGAGAAGTCGCTCACGAGGAGGGGGCCTCCATCGTGTTCATCGGCAGTGAGAACGCTGGACGGGTGTCGACGCCGGTCTGTAGTGTCGGCTCACCGGTGTCCGAAGACCCGCAGTACGACGTCCATATCGTCCGACACTCGTAG